A genomic region of Gammaproteobacteria bacterium contains the following coding sequences:
- a CDS encoding transposase, with translation MSGFIAGTCRKQVTLFPDRIDNYIAEENSIRVIDAFVDSLDLSGLGFKTVPANTGRPAYHPSTMLKLFLYGYLNRIQSSR, from the coding sequence ATGAGCGGATTCATAGCGGGCACATGCCGAAAACAAGTCACCTTATTCCCTGATCGTATCGACAATTACATCGCTGAAGAAAATAGTATTCGAGTCATTGATGCATTTGTAGATAGCCTTGATCTTTCTGGATTGGGTTTCAAGACCGTACCTGCAAATACTGGTCGTCCCGCTTATCACCCGTCTACAATGCTCAAGCTATTTCTTTACGGATATCTAAATCGTATTCAATCTTCACGCC